GCTGCAACCGGCCGGAGTACCGCAACCAGTGGCTGTGCGCCGAGGAACAGCACGAACGCGTAGTACTGCGCGAGTCCCAGGCCGGTGTTGCCGCGCGCGCTGAAACCGACATGCTCGCCATACCAGTTCATGCCCAGCGGCATCAGCGTCCAATAGAGTGCGCCCACCAGCAGGTGCAGCAGCAGGGAGATCAGCAGAGGCTTGCCGTGCAGGAACATGGGCGCAGGTGTCCGGGCGGGGCAGGGTATCCCATCGCGCCAGGCGCGGATTACGGTGTGTGAAGACTGTTGACGACGTGAAGGAATTTGGACACAATAGCGCTCCTTCGACGCAGGTCGAACGGAATCTGCGGGAATAGCTCAGTTGGTAGAGCGCAACCTTGCCAAGGTTGAGGTCGCGAGTTCGAGTCTCGTTTCCCGCTCCAGATTCTACAGGGCCCCGGTAGGGGCCTTGTTTTTCTCCCGCCACGGCAAGGCGGGGCACGTTGAGCCACAAGGCTTTACGCGCAGTCAGAAAGGTGAAATCGCTGGTGTGTGTTCCGGATTTCCGGTACCATGACGGCTTACGCGGGAATAGCTCAGTTGGTAGAGCGCAACCTTGCCAAGGTTGAGGTCGCGAGTTCGAGTCTCGTTTCCCGCTCCATGTTTCGACAAGCCCCATCGCGGGGTTTTGTCATGTCAGGGGCACCGTTCCTGGCCGCAGTACGTTGGCCTCATGGCAGAGTGGCTATGCACCGGATTGCAAATCCGTTTACAGCGGTTCGATTCCGCTTGAGGCCTCCAATTGAAAAGCCCTGACTCCGGTCAGGGCTTTTTCTTTGCGCGGCCCCCTGCCAAACCGCACTGCTGGCGCACCAGCGCCCCTGCTAACGTCCGCCTTCACACTCAGGAAGAGGGGCATGCAGTGCGCGCACTGGCAATCCGGCAGGCGATCTACCTCCCCCTTGGCGCAATGCTCGCCGCGATCGCGTTCGGCTTCACCGTGCCCGGTTACAGCTCGCTGTCGCAGCACCTCAGCGAAATGGGCCTGATGCCGGGCCTGCCCGCGACCATGTTGACGGCCTGCATCTCGGTCAATGGTGTGGCCATCATCGTCTTCAGCCTTGCGCTGCTGGGGTGGGGCCGCCGCTTCGCACTCACCGCGCTCACCTCAACGATGTTCGGCGTGGCCATGCTCAGCAACGGGGTGTTCACCACGGGAAGCCCGCTGCATGGCATGTACTCCATCGGCATCTTTTCCATCCTGACGCCGCTGTTGTTCCTGGTCGAACTCGGTGCTGATGCCTCCACGCGTATCGCCTGGATGGCGCGCGTGATCTCGCTGCTGGGGATGCTCTATCTGTGGTTGATGCTGTCTGGCATCGATCCGCAGCCCTGGCACGGGCTGACCCAGCGCATCGCCTTGCTGCCTGCATTTGCCTGGTACACGTTTGCTGCGCTCGAACTGAGACGGGTGTCCGGGAACACCTGATGCTGCCTCTGGCTACACTCATGCCATGAACCAGATCGGCAACTTCCGTGGCGCTCTGCTCGGACTGGCCTGCGGCGATGCCGTCGGCACCACGGTGGAATTCAAACCACGCGACAGCTTCCCGCCCCTCGCCGACATGGTCGGCGGCGGCCCGTTCAATCTGAAGCGAGGGCAGTGGACCGACGACACATCGATGGCGATGTGCCTGGCTGAGAGCCTGGTGCGGTGCGACGACTTCGATGCGCGCGACCAGATGACCCGTTACGCGAACTGGTACCGCAACGGCTACTGGAGTGCGACGGGCGAATGCTTCGACATCGGCATGGCCACGCGCGCGGCCATCGATCAGTTCCTGCTCAGCGGTGATCCGCTGTCGGGCAATGACGATCCGCGCAGTGCCGGCAATGGTTCAATCATGCGTCTGGCGCCGGTGGTGCTGCGCTATGCGCGCACACCGGAACTGCTGCCGATGGCCGAGCAGAGCTCACGCACCACCCATGCGGCGCGCGAGTGCCTGGATGCGTGTCGCCTGCTGGCCGCTGCGGTCGAGCGTGCGCTGGATGGGCAATCGAAGCAGGCCGTGCTGGACCTGCGTGATGTGCCGGTACAGGGCGAGCGCCTGCAGCAGATTGCCGCTGGAACGTACCGGCAGGCGAGCCGCGAGCAGATCCGTGGCAGCGGCTACGTGGTAGACAGCCTGGAGGCCGCGTTCTGGTGCTTCCACCGGCACGACAGCTTCGCCGCTGCGGTGCTGGAAGCAGCCAACCTGGGCGACGATGCCGATACCACCGCTGCGGTGCTCGGCCAGTTGGCCGGGGCCTTCCACGGTGCCGCAGGCATCCCGGCGCAGTGGCTGCAGGTGCTGGCCATGCGCGCGGAAATCCAGGTGCTGGCCGATGCGCTGCATGAACGGAACCGGGTCGCTCGGGCGGGTCTGGGCTTTGCCACCGCCAGGGTTCCGTCATAACGTAGGACCCAGCGGGCCGGCATGGCCACGGACAGGAGGTCTGGATGAACGCGAAGTTCGGTATTGGCGTGGCGCTGTTGTTGCTGGCACCCATGGCATCGGCGCAGGTCTACAAATGCAAGGGCGCGTCGGGTGAGACGGTCTATTCGGAGGTTCCCTGCGGTGCAGGCAGCGCGCCGATGAAGCTGCGCTCGAACCGCGCTGCCTCCGAGAGCGCGGGGGAAGCGTCCAACCGCGCGGCGGTGTACCGCACCACCGGCATGAGCGATGCGGGTATCGCCGAGCGCAACTGCCTGCAGGGCGAACAGTCGCGCATCTATGGTCCGCTCGAATCGCGTGCGCAGGCGACGAACCGTCAGGTTGCCGAACTGGACCGGCAGTTGGCGGCCGCCCGCAGCGCGCCACCGGAAGGCCGCGCCGCGTTGTCCAATGCCACCCTCGAATCGGGCATCCGCGCGCAGATTTCCAGCCTGCAGCAGTCATTGAGTTCGGAGCGGGTCGCCGCAGATTCCCAGATGTCCATGGCCCGGGATCGGTGCTCAGCCCTGCGCCGCGAGCGGGAAGACCGGGTCAACCAGCAGTACGCCGCGCCGGCCGGGCCTTCGTACTGAGCCGTCGCGGCCTGGCGCGGGCGGCAGCATGAGGCGACGTGATCAGTCTCAAACCAGCGCGACATGATGTAGGCGTATGGTCGGGGTTCACGTTTTCGGGGGCAGCAATGGCAGGCAGGGACATGCAACACCGCATGCAGCACGCGGCAGGCCAACGATGAGCAGATCCACTGCGGATGTGCGCTGGCTGACATTCCGGCTCAAGAACGGTCAGTCGATCGGGCCGGACCAACTGAAGGACGGCTGGGTGATCGCCGCCGAGACGCGCCATTGCGGCGTGCGCCGTGAGCGCATCGAAGGCTCCGGCGTGGTCTACGCACTGTATGGCCCTTCCGATCTGCCATCACCGCGCCGCGCTGAACTGCGCATGCGCGATTTCCTGATGCGCTCGGGGTATACGTTCACCATGGGCACGCTGGGCGGCTGACGCCGCCCGTTGCATTGGCCGGTCTACGATCAGGGGCGCACGGTCAGCACCTGGCTGATGCTGCCGATCGGGCCGCGTTCGTCGTGCAGCACGGTGCTGGTCAGGCCGATGCCTTCGCTGCCGAACGAGACCGAGGTGTCAAAGCCCAGCCACTCCCCTTGTGGCGTGCCGAACAGATGCACGGTCAAATCCAGGTTGGGGAAGGCGACCTCCTTCGGGTTGGCGCGCACGGCCATGCCGTTGGACAGATCGAACAGGGTGGCAGCACGTGCCAGCGGGCTGACGGCTTCGTCGTCCAGCAGCGGTTGCTTCGCGCGTGCCCAGTAGGTTGCACGGCCTGGTCCCTGGTCATTGCGGCGGATCTGTACGTTCTCGATGAAGCCGCCCGGCCACACCGTGGCCGGGTCCCATTCGGGCATCGTTTCGGCGGCGGCAATGCGCGCAAGCGGCGTACCGGCAATGCTGGCAGTGTCGTTCGGGCGCATCAGCCACGCCCGCACGCGCAGTGCCGCGCGGTCGTGGTGGGTGAGGGTGGCTTCAACCAGCTCGATGGTGCGACCGCCACGCAGCACCTGCACGTGCGTCTCCATCTCTTCGATCGGAATGGTGCCGAGAATGTCATAGGACAGGCGGCCGATCAGGAAACCGTGGCCGCGCGCGGCGGCATCGCGCTCAAGATGATGGGCAAGCAGGCCCATCGCCGGTGCGATGTGTTGTTCCTGGGTGTTCCAGGCGCCGCCCACGTGCGAGGTCGGCAGGTAGCGGGTGTCGCTCAGTCGTTCAAAGAAGGCCATCGGTTCACGGTGCAGTGGATGGGGGGCGCGGTACAGGCCGCGTCATCCTGCCATCGTAACGCTGCGCCCGCGCCGCTGCGTGCGGGCGTGACTTTCAGTGCGCGGCAGCCGCTTCCAGCGCGTCCACCACCTGCGCGCCGCTGAAGTCGCAATGTCCTTCGCCCACGGCCGGCAGTACGCGCAGTTTCGCTGCGCTGCCGGCCTGCGCGACGAGCCGTGGATACACCGACTGCATGCGCGGCACGATGGTCGGATCGGCATGGTTGAACTGGATCACCAGCGGCCGCTGCAGCCGGCCGGTCAGCGACAGCCGGTCGTGCACGTATGCCTGCGCAGCGGCAGTGGCCTGCACGCGCCGCACGCCCGCGTTGAAGGCCGCATCATCGCCGAAGCCGCTGTAGACCGTGCCGTCGTTGCCCACCGGCAGGCCACCGGCGCGGTGTACCAGTTCGTGCAGAACCAGGGCGTGCAGGCTGATGGCTCCGGCCAGCGCGTCGGGTGGCACCTGCAGATGCGCGGCCAGCCGCGTGGCCTGCGCCGGTCCTGTCGCCAGCGCGGTGGCGATGCCCTGGTACAGCGCCATCTGCGGCAGCGCAGCGGCCTCGTTCGAGAGCAGGCCGGCGGCGGGCAGGCCCTCGGCCGCGGGAAAGAAGTAGTCGAACGCCACCAGAGTGGTCAGCAGGTCCGCGGCCAGCGTTTCGCCGGGCAGGTTGGCGCCACACAGTGAAACACCGCCAGCATACGACTGGGGATGCTGCTCCAGGCTGGCCACAGTGACCGCGCCGCCCATCGAGAAGCCCAGCAGCCAGGTGTGACGAACCCGCTTCAGTTCGGTCAGTGCGTGCTGGCGCAGGCGCTCCATGTCAGCCATTGCATCGGCCACCGCCCATCCTTGGCTGGAATAGGCACTCTGGGCCACGGCGTAACCCGCGTCGAGCAGTGCCTGGGTGCTGTCAGCGGCGGCCATCGGCGTTGCGCGAGGCGCACCGACCGGTTCGTACCCATGGGCCAGCAGCACCAGTTCGCCATTCCAGCGTGCCGGTACATCCAGCCGCCATGGCGCACCCTGCAGCACGCCACTGAGTGTGCGTGGCGCTGGCGGCGCAGCGGCCTGTGTCGTGGCGGGCAGCAGCAGGGCCAGGGCGAGCGGCAACCGCAACAGCAGGTGCGGCACGCTCATGCGCGGTTCTCCGGTGCTGTGCAGGCCACGCGGTGCATCGGAAAATCCATCGCCTGCCGTGGATTGTCGCGTGCGATCTCGATGCGCGCGTGCAGGTGCTGGCCATCGACGCGACGGTAGCGGATGCGCTGCGGGAAATCGTTGTCCGGATTCTCGAACACCGCTTCATCGGCGTCGATCCGCGTGGCAGTGAAGTCAGTGGCATCGCGGCCCTGGGGCAGGGCAGTGAACACCAGCCGGCCATCGTCATGTTGGCGCAGCGACATGAATTCAAAGCCTACCGTGCGGCCATCGCGCAGGCTGCGGCTGGTGCCGAACAACGTGCCCCCGGCCAGGCTGGACCACTGTTCGCCCGCGCCCGCCGGTTGCCCGTCCAGCTGCCAGCAGCCGGCCAGCCAGGCAAGCTGTTCGATCCGGTTGGGTGGTCCGGCATGCGTGGGGGTGGTCGTGGTCAACAACAGGGTCGCCAGGACCAGAGCGATGCGCGTGAACATCGGTGCCTCCATGCTTGCGGATGAACGGCCTGTATAGCGCCGCCCCCGGGCGCGGGCCAGTGCCGGCCACGATTGCGCCGGATCCGATACGATATGTCGCATCAGATCTGATCCTCTTGATCCGGAGTCCTGTCATGGTCGACCGCCTTGCCGTCCTGCTGGAACGTTTCGCCGTCAATGCCTCGGTGTTCCATGCCGGCGCACTGTGCGGCATCAACAGCCTGCAGGGCGAAGACGACGCGGGCCAGCTGCATCTGGTGCGGCGAGGGCCGGTGCAGGTGAGCCATGGCCAGCAGACCGTGCAGGTGGATGTGCCCAGCCTGCTGCTGTACCCGCGGCCGATGCCACACCGGTTCACCACCGATCCACAGCACGGGGCCGACATGGCCTGCGCCAACCTGCATTTCGAGGGCGGGCGGCTGAATCCGATCAGCGCGGCGCTGCCGGATTTCATCTGCCTGCCCCTGACCGACCTGTACGGCGGCAGCGCGGTGCTGGATCTGCTGTTCGAGGAAGCATTCGAGCAGCGCTGCGGACGTGCCGTGATGGTCAACCGCCTGTTCGAGGTGGTGATGATCCAGGTGCTGCGCCAGCTGATGGAAGGGGGGCAGATGCGTGGCGGGCTGTTTGCCGGGCTCGGCCACCCCCGCCTGCGGCTGGCCCTGGTGGCCATGCATGAGGCGCCGGCGCAGGCATGGACACTGGAGGACCTTGCCGAAACGGCCGGGATGTCGCGCAGTGTGTTCGCT
Above is a genomic segment from Stenotrophomonas sp. ESTM1D_MKCIP4_1 containing:
- a CDS encoding DUF4124 domain-containing protein, which gives rise to MNAKFGIGVALLLLAPMASAQVYKCKGASGETVYSEVPCGAGSAPMKLRSNRAASESAGEASNRAAVYRTTGMSDAGIAERNCLQGEQSRIYGPLESRAQATNRQVAELDRQLAAARSAPPEGRAALSNATLESGIRAQISSLQQSLSSERVAADSQMSMARDRCSALRREREDRVNQQYAAPAGPSY
- a CDS encoding AraC family transcriptional regulator, whose amino-acid sequence is MVDRLAVLLERFAVNASVFHAGALCGINSLQGEDDAGQLHLVRRGPVQVSHGQQTVQVDVPSLLLYPRPMPHRFTTDPQHGADMACANLHFEGGRLNPISAALPDFICLPLTDLYGGSAVLDLLFEEAFEQRCGRAVMVNRLFEVVMIQVLRQLMEGGQMRGGLFAGLGHPRLRLALVAMHEAPAQAWTLEDLAETAGMSRSVFAASFREAMGTTPGQYLQGWRVGLAQQALRQGRPLKRIADEVGYGSEAALSRAFKAHTGQSPRQWRELDRATAA
- a CDS encoding ADP-ribosylglycohydrolase family protein — its product is MNQIGNFRGALLGLACGDAVGTTVEFKPRDSFPPLADMVGGGPFNLKRGQWTDDTSMAMCLAESLVRCDDFDARDQMTRYANWYRNGYWSATGECFDIGMATRAAIDQFLLSGDPLSGNDDPRSAGNGSIMRLAPVVLRYARTPELLPMAEQSSRTTHAARECLDACRLLAAAVERALDGQSKQAVLDLRDVPVQGERLQQIAAGTYRQASREQIRGSGYVVDSLEAAFWCFHRHDSFAAAVLEAANLGDDADTTAAVLGQLAGAFHGAAGIPAQWLQVLAMRAEIQVLADALHERNRVARAGLGFATARVPS
- a CDS encoding thioesterase family protein — protein: MAFFERLSDTRYLPTSHVGGAWNTQEQHIAPAMGLLAHHLERDAAARGHGFLIGRLSYDILGTIPIEEMETHVQVLRGGRTIELVEATLTHHDRAALRVRAWLMRPNDTASIAGTPLARIAAAETMPEWDPATVWPGGFIENVQIRRNDQGPGRATYWARAKQPLLDDEAVSPLARAATLFDLSNGMAVRANPKEVAFPNLDLTVHLFGTPQGEWLGFDTSVSFGSEGIGLTSTVLHDERGPIGSISQVLTVRP
- a CDS encoding alpha/beta fold hydrolase, which encodes MSVPHLLLRLPLALALLLPATTQAAAPPAPRTLSGVLQGAPWRLDVPARWNGELVLLAHGYEPVGAPRATPMAAADSTQALLDAGYAVAQSAYSSQGWAVADAMADMERLRQHALTELKRVRHTWLLGFSMGGAVTVASLEQHPQSYAGGVSLCGANLPGETLAADLLTTLVAFDYFFPAAEGLPAAGLLSNEAAALPQMALYQGIATALATGPAQATRLAAHLQVPPDALAGAISLHALVLHELVHRAGGLPVGNDGTVYSGFGDDAAFNAGVRRVQATAAAQAYVHDRLSLTGRLQRPLVIQFNHADPTIVPRMQSVYPRLVAQAGSAAKLRVLPAVGEGHCDFSGAQVVDALEAAAAH
- a CDS encoding DUF998 domain-containing protein translates to MRALAIRQAIYLPLGAMLAAIAFGFTVPGYSSLSQHLSEMGLMPGLPATMLTACISVNGVAIIVFSLALLGWGRRFALTALTSTMFGVAMLSNGVFTTGSPLHGMYSIGIFSILTPLLFLVELGADASTRIAWMARVISLLGMLYLWLMLSGIDPQPWHGLTQRIALLPAFAWYTFAALELRRVSGNT
- a CDS encoding DUF6265 family protein, which translates into the protein MFTRIALVLATLLLTTTTPTHAGPPNRIEQLAWLAGCWQLDGQPAGAGEQWSSLAGGTLFGTSRSLRDGRTVGFEFMSLRQHDDGRLVFTALPQGRDATDFTATRIDADEAVFENPDNDFPQRIRYRRVDGQHLHARIEIARDNPRQAMDFPMHRVACTAPENRA